Genomic window (Culex pipiens pallens isolate TS chromosome 3, TS_CPP_V2, whole genome shotgun sequence):
atggcgttcttaactcaatttggcttcgcttcgctaggaaaCGATGATTTTAgtggattgcagactggatttcgtcattgATGCTCCAGTTTTTTAAGAGTAAGAGTAAGAgtataagggaaaatctccacggtgtccTCAAACAAGTATCGCTTGAAGTTGAACGGTTTTTGGGACGGTATAAGGTCTAGGATACGCTCAAAGCGAGCGTTGCGATTATTAATCCAATATCTGCTAGCCGGCagccagggttgttaaaatatctaaatatcagctctcagcaactacaattatctcgcctgaatattcatgcctcaaatacaactgctcttctctcttcattgaaagggtttgttcaaatattacgtccagagattttcgggatttcagacccccccccctcccccctgtcacgcacttttcctatacatttaacatgggctgtcacaaaccccagaccccccccccctccccctatttatggacgtaatttttgaacgaacccaaactctcagcgccgaacatagccgaacacgttttcgtgtttacccactcgcgattgacattttccttttctctctcattctcgcttccacgatcatcctaccgcaacagcgtttaaccacaaaagccgccacaaaaccaattttgcaaacgcagtttaaaggggcgtcatgcgtggtcggttcctaatcgccatctcgcgttctctcattgcagttttcggagagattgagagactcagcggtgagagccatctgtcggtgaatacgcgcaactcacgaaaactgtcagctTAGGGCCCGGCtgggaaaaggggaggagtgatagagagagaatgccatcgctggaaatcacgagacacaagaagagatctcacaagctatagtgtcGGCCGCTATTCTCTCGAATAtgtttggtgcagagataatctattgatagcttttctatcactcttttgcaacactgccggcagcgaaattatgcgAAAGTAATTTGTAAAATCCTAACGACGAGCATTTTTATTAGTAAAGATGACACTACATTATGTAGAGGCTTTTGTTTTAGATCAGGTTTGAAAAACTTGACTGGGAATCTGAAATCGacaaggttttttttcgaagaatctaaGTTAGGAATGTGAAGGGTCCAGATAGAAATGCCAGTTTAATCTGTTGAAGATTTCATTTGCTATTTATCAACTATTTTTTCGTCTAAACAAAGATCCAGTGCGTGCTGTCTTGTACTTAAGCCTTCTCCTCTTCGGCGGTCGTCGCCACCGACTGGGAGTCGTTGGAAGAGTTGTCCGACTGGCACGACAGTCCCGGGTACCGTTGGTACAGCGCAGCGCGGTACTTCGGATGGCTGATGCCGTACACGATCGGGTTGTAGACGGCGTTGGCCTTGGCGAACAGCGATCCCCAGATGGTGGCCAGCGGGCTGATCGGGGCAGCCTTGAAGATTCCGGTGAAGTTGATGACCAGGTACGGCGTCCAGGCCATGAACCACAGCGAAATGGTCATCAGAGCGACCTTGGCCAGCTTAATCTCGGCGCTGGTCTGCTGGGCTTCCGACGACCGCAGCGAGGCAACGTTCATCTTCTTGGCCTGTTCACGCATCGATTCCTCGTGGGCGGAGACGGCCTTCAGGATGAAGGTGTACGAGTAGATGATGGTGAGCAGCGGCAGCCAGTACACGAAGATGGCGTAGACGATGATGTACGAGCGGCTCAACCAGGTCTGGGTCAGGTAGTCAGTTCCGCAAGCGGTCATGTTACCCTCTGGGACATACCGGTTCCATCCGAAGAACGGGGCCAGAGTCCAGAAGAGAGCGAAAGCCCACACCATCAGGATCTTGACCATAGCGCCGCTGTTGGTCATCGGCTTCGCGGCAAGACCCTTCACAATCACGTTGTATCGGTCAAACGCAATCAAAGTCATAGTCCAGATCGAGGCACAGCCAAACAGCGATCCCAGGCAGGCGTACAGCTCGCAAGCGAAGGGTCCGAAGACCCAGGTCTGATGCCAGCAGTTGATCACCATCGGCGGTCCCATCGTAAACATCATCAGGAAATCCGAGAAGGCCAGATTGACCACCAGTAAGTTGGACGGGGTTTTGAGTGACTTGGTGCCGGTGAAGATCGAGATGACACAACCGTTGCCAATCATCGAGACCATTCCCAAGCAGAAGATGGCAAATCCGAGGATCGAGTGCCACAGCGGGTTCATCGGCGGGAACTGGTTCCAGTGGGGGTGCACCATGTGCAACATCTCCGGCGCGACCATGTCCACGACGGACATGTTGCCGGAGCCCGCCTGCCAGGCGTCGAAATGCGGTTCTGCGAATGCTGCCATGCTTCCGATTGGTGAAGTTCTGTAAAGAGAAGAATACGATCAAGTAGCCGTCCAAGAAGCGTTGATTCAAGCTTACACTTTTAAAAAGTAATAATCTCACAGCGTCTAGAGCGGGTTTCACTAAGTTTCGAACGGTTAAGTTAAGCTGAAGAAAATCGTCCTAGAACGAACTACTTCAGACTTAAGAACTGCACTAGACGGACTGTTGGCTGCGTGGTTGGTCTACCCAAGGCAACTCGTTCTTTCCGGAGCAAATTTTCTGCTTTTATAGGTGCGCCTCGGGTGCTAATTGAATTATGACATTGCTTTAAATTGAAAGAAAGGCGTTACCGTACTTGTGAACTCCTTACCTTTTGGCGTCACAAGACGTTGGAATTTTAATCCTTTGCGCCACGGGCAGCTGAGAAATGCAGAAATCGATGTGCGTCATTACATTGGCTGTGGACTAATTTCTCTCAACAACATTGTTAGGTCACCACTTCAACCTGTTTTGGCCTataaacattttagaattttaaggaaATCCAAGGAATGTCCGGGGACaaataatctaaaaatataCTAGTGTACTAATTTTATGGAGATGCTGAATGGgagtcaaaaaacttttttacgacCATAACTTCCCGGCTTCTGAAGAATCAGTGACTTTAACTTCTACTTCAACTCTTCAAAAATACTCGATTAACTTTAAATCGGATCCCAAcaactcccatacaaattcttaaaaaaaaatctgaattgagaatttgagaatttgacgactccaactccacaGTCCCGTCTACCAACTCATGTCTCAAATCCCAGGGTTCGGGTCATGGATCATGGAGTCTCCATTTTCTGGACACCCTACTGAACTCTCAACACTGTGACGACCTGTGATGGTGGCAGGGCGGAAAAAGGGGGCGTTTACAGGTCAAACAGCTGGAGCGTCACTTTGACACAGGCGTATCATGAGCGGTAACGATCTGCTCACAGAGGATGGACGATTACGCGCGAGGATCAT
Coding sequences:
- the LOC120420158 gene encoding opsin-1-like; this encodes MAAFAEPHFDAWQAGSGNMSVVDMVAPEMLHMVHPHWNQFPPMNPLWHSILGFAIFCLGMVSMIGNGCVISIFTGTKSLKTPSNLLVVNLAFSDFLMMFTMGPPMVINCWHQTWVFGPFACELYACLGSLFGCASIWTMTLIAFDRYNVIVKGLAAKPMTNSGAMVKILMVWAFALFWTLAPFFGWNRYVPEGNMTACGTDYLTQTWLSRSYIIVYAIFVYWLPLLTIIYSYTFILKAVSAHEESMREQAKKMNVASLRSSEAQQTSAEIKLAKVALMTISLWFMAWTPYLVINFTGIFKAAPISPLATIWGSLFAKANAVYNPIVYGISHPKYRAALYQRYPGLSCQSDNSSNDSQSVATTAEEEKA